The following proteins are encoded in a genomic region of Brachypodium distachyon strain Bd21 chromosome 1, Brachypodium_distachyon_v3.0, whole genome shotgun sequence:
- the LOC100821285 gene encoding galactan beta-1,4-galactosyltransferase GALS1 yields the protein MRKESTGGGGGIAAASPPPALLCFDLKPFLAALTVVTLLTAAWQLRPYYQYHSILASSPFPACPDPPASSSPPRLLAIDGKASKSNASSSSSPLPKQDERRAAPDPNRREFRAVGSAAALFVQMGAYRGGPYTFAVVGLASKPTHVYGKPWFRCEWVPNNASQPTRAGKAYHMLPDWGYGRVYTVVVVNCTFSSFAPNADNAGGKLLLNAYYGPSPARYERIVALEEAPGAYDSAAFAQHRYDYLYCGSSLFGELSAARVREWMAYHARFFGPRSHFVFHDAGGVTSPAVRAALEPWVRAGRATLQDVRAQAEYDGWYHNQFLVVNDCLHRYRHAAKWTFFFDVDEYIFIPGGRTLESVMAELEPYTQFTIEQNPMSSRLCARDPGDPKADYSNQWGFEKLVFRNSITGVRRDRKYAIQAKNAYATGVHMSENVIGNTTHKTEHLIRYYHYHNTINVLGEVCREFVPVPPKGGVTWSEKTPWYYDDSMKRVANAVREFERNTIGNVRV from the exons ATGCGGAAGGAatccaccggcggcggcggcggcattgcGGCTGCTAGTCCGCCCCCCGCGCTCCTCTGCTTCGACCTCAAGCCCTTCCTCGCCGCGCTCACCGTGGTCACGCTCCTCACCGCCGCCTGGCAGCTCCGGCCCTACTACCAGTACCACTccatcctcgcctcctcccccttccccGCCTGCCCCGACCCGCcggcctcttcctcgccgcctcGCCTGCTCGCCATCGACGGCAAGGCCTCCAAATCGAAtgcatcttcctcctcgtcgccactGCCGAAGCAGGATGAGCGGCGTGCCGCGCCGGACCCCAACAGGCGGGAGTTCCGCGCGGTGGGGAGCGCCGCGGCGCTGTTCGTGCAGATGGGGGCCTACCGCGGCGGGCCGTACACCTTCGCCGTTGTTGGGCTGGCCTCCAAGCCCACCCATGTATACGGCAAGCCCTGGTTCCGCTGCGAGTGGGTGCCCAACAACGCCTCCCAGCCGACGCGCGCGGGCAAGGCGTACCACATGCTCCCGGACTGGGGCTACGGCCGGGTCTACACCGTCGTGGTGGTGAACTgcaccttctcctccttcgcccCCAACGCCGACAACGCGGGCGGCAAGCTCCTGCTCAACGCCTACTATGGCCCTTCCCCGGCGCGGTACGAGCGCATCGTGGCCCTGGAGGAGGCCCCCGGGGCGTACGACTCCGCCGCGTTCGCGCAGCACAGGTACGACTACCTCTACTGCGGCTCGTCCCTGTTCGGCGAGCTCAGCGCGGCGCGGGTGCGGGAGTGGATGGCGTACCACGCGCGCTTCTTCGGCCCGCGCTCGCACTTCGTCTTCCACGACGCCGGCGGGGTGACGAGCCCCGCCGTGAGGGCCGCGCTGGAGCCGTGGGTGCGCGCCGGACGCGCCACGCTGCAGGACGTGCGCGCGCAGGCGGAGTACGACGGGTGGTACCACAACCAGTTCCTCGTCGTCAACGACTGCCTGCACCGGTACCGGCACGCGGCGAAATggaccttcttcttcgacgTCGACGAGTACATCTTCATCCCCGGCGGCCGCACGCTCGAGAGCGTCATGGCCGAGCTCGAGCCCTACACGCAGTTCACCATCGAGCAGAACCCCATGTCGAGCAGGTTGTGCGCACGGGATCCCGGCGATCCTAAAGCTGACTACTCCAA CCAATGGGGGTTCGAGAAGCTGGTTTTCCGAAATTCGATCACTGGGGTAAGGCGTGACAGGAAGTATGCGATCCAGGCCAAGAATGCCTACGCCACGGGTGTACATATGTCGGAGAACGTTATTGGCAACACCACTCACAAGACGGAGCACCTCATCCGATACTATCACTACCACAATACCATCAATGTGCTCGGCGAGGTATGCCGTGAATTTGTGCCTGTACCGCCTAAAGGTGGCGTTACATGGTCTGAGAAGACGCCCTGGTACTACGACGACAGTATGAAGCGCGTGGCCAACGCTGTACGGGAATTCGAGAGGAATACCATTGGTAATGTGCGAGTGTGA
- the LOC100844734 gene encoding AT-hook motif nuclear-localized protein 27: protein MASNSNKWWQAPLDFPPQPQPPHHHQHYQQQQQPAVTMPPPSSTAPAAPPAAAASAQSQDQPAPGAAGAMVPLRKPRGRPLGSKNKPKPPVIITRDSPDALHSHVLEVSPGADVSACVAQYARARGRGVCVLGASGTVADVAVRVPGAPAAGALPLTLPGRFELLSVTGTVLPPPAPAEASGLAVLLAAGQGQVLGGRVVGPLVAATPVTLFAATFANAVYERLPLQDDAVVDVKPNVSAADAQQAQQPQELPLAMSQAMAMGGAAGYPVVHRASPPYAWGGGHGHGSGGI from the coding sequence ATggccagcaacagcaacaagtGGTGGCAAGCGCCACTCGACTTCcccccgcagccgcagccgccacaCCATCATCAGCactaccagcagcagcagcagccggcggtgaccatgccgccgccttcttccacggcgccggccgccccacccgccgccgccgcctcggctcAAAGCCAGGACCAGCCGGCGCCGGGCGCGGCGGGGGCCATGGTCCCGCTGCGGAAGCCGCGGGGCCGTCCGCTGGGGTCCAAGAACAAGCCGAAGCCGCCCGTGATCATCACGCGTGACAGCCCCGACGCGCTCCACTCGCACGTCCTGGAGGTCTCCCCTGGCGCCGACGTCTCCGCCTGCGTCGCCCAGTACGCGCGCGCCCGTGGCCGCGGCGTCTGCGTGCTCGGCGCGTCGGGGACCGTCGCGGACGTCGCCGTGCGCGTCCCGGGCGCGCCCGCGGCCGGGGCGCTCCCGCTGACGCTGCCGGGCCGGTTCGAGCTCCTGTCCGTGACCGGCACCGTGCTGCCGCCCCCGGCGCCCGCCGAGGCGTCGGGGCTCGCCGTGCTGCTCGCGGCCGGCCAGGGCCAGGTCCTCGGCGGCCGCGTCGTGGGgcccctcgtcgccgccacccccgTCACGCTCTTCGCCGCCACCTTCGCCAACGCCGTCTACGAGCGCCTCCCGCTCCAGGACGATGCCGTCGTCGATGTCAAGCCCaacgtctccgccgccgacgcccagCAAGCACAACAACCGCAGGAGCTGCCATTGGCGATGTCTCAGGCTATGGCCATGGGTGGCGCGGCCGGCTACCCTGTCGTCCACCGCGCATCGCCGCCGTACGCGTGGGGAGGAGGCCACGGGCACGGTAGCGGCGGCATCTGA